TCGAGTATATGATGGAGATGCAACCAAGTATGGTGATTGTCACCGATGGTCATAAACTCCTTAAAGCAAACAGGCCTTTTTTTGAGTGCTCCGGTTATGATTCTGAAGAGAGCTTCAATATCCACTACCATGATATCTCCTCTTGTTTTGATGAGCATGGAGATTCTCAAGACTCTTTGGCACAATTGATAGAAAAAGCAAGAGAATCTAAACAAGCTTCTACTATTATGAATTTGAAGTTTGAACATCAAGCAGAGGGGATAACGGTTAAAGCAGATGCCGTATGTATGGGAAATGATGAGGATATTCTCATAACCTTTACAGATATCAGTGAAATTCAGGAAGAGAATGAGATGTTATGGCACGATGTTCTACACGATTCCCTTACCGGGCTTTACAATCGTCGTAGATGCAGTGAAGAACTGCAACATCAGTGTGCTCAGGCTAAAAGATATGGACATACTTTTTCTCTGCTCTTTTTTGATATAGACAATTTTAAAGATGTAAACGATACTTACGGACATCCGAAAGGGGATGAAGTACTGCGTACTATAGCAAACAATATCATCTCATTAAGACAAAGTGATTTAGTATGTCGATTCGGCGGTGAAGAGTTTTTAATTATATTACCGCATACGCAGCTAAAAGACGCCATTTCTGTAGCTCAGGATATTCGTAAAAGCATTGAGGAAGATACTTCGCACGGTCTTAAGAGTGTTACATGTAGTTTTGGAGTTGTGGAGTATCAAAAAGAGGATACACCTGCTACTTTGTTGGAAAAAGTAGATAAAGCTTTATATCAAGCAAAAGCCCGTGGTAAAAATTGTGTGGAACACCTATTATGAAAAAGCATATATATAATCTGTTGTGTATAGATGACGTTGAAGATAACCTCTATGCATATGAGTTGATACTCTCTAAAATGCAAGAGGTTAAAGTATATAAGGCTTCTAGTGGAGATGAGGCCCTTAAAATGTTATTGCGTCAACCGATTGATCTTATACTTTTAGATATTCAAATGCCGGAGATGGACGGATATGAGGTTGCCAAGCTTCTTAAAAGTACACATCAAACGCAACATATCCCTATTATTTTTATTACGGCAGTTTTTAAAGCCGAAGAGTTTATTGCCAAAGGGTTTGCAGCGGGTGCGGTAGATTATCTGACAAAACCTTTAGATGACAATTTACTGATAAACCGTATCCGTCTTTATCTTTCTATATTTGAACAAAAAAAGCTGGCGGAGGAAAATCTTGAGCTGTTTTATATGATTGCCCAGGGGATAGGGGATGGGCTATATGTAACCAAGAGAGACGGAACTTTAGAGTTTATTAATGATACTGCACTCGATATTTTGGGCTATAAAAAAGAGGAACTATTAAACATCTCCATACATGAAAAGATACATGCTTATGATATACGTGGACATAAAATTTCTCAAGCTGAATGCCCTATACATAATGTTGATAAGATTAACGGTGTAAGCAGGATAGATGAAGATATAGTTCGTGCTAAAAACGGGACTTTGTTACCGGTGATGAGTATCTCCTCTACTATAGAGGGAGTGGACCATCAAACAAAGATAGTAACACTTTTTCGCGATCGTACAAAAGACCTTGAATATAAAACATTGCAAAAACATATACTTGATTCTAAAAACAAGATGCTTTTGATGCTTATAGATGCCATTGATAAACGAGATCCTTATACTGCGGGACATACAAAACGTGTAGCTATATATTGTGAGCTTATTGCAAAAGGGATGAATTATCCCCAAGAAGATATAGATTTGCTTGTTGATGCGGCTCATTTACATGATATAGGAAAAATATCAACCCCTGACGTTATCTTATTAAAACCGACACACTTTGAGCCTGATGAGTATGAGATAATGAAACTGCATTTGCAAACAGGATATGAGCTTTTAATGCAAACAGAGGATTATAAAGAGATCGCAGAGGTGATGCGTTATCATCATGAAAGATATGATGGGACAGGGTATCCGATGGGAATCTCCGGAGATGCTATACCTCCTCTAGCTAGAATAATGATGGTTGCGGATGCATTTGATGCAATGACGACAAACAGGATTTATAAAAAGTCTAAAAGCGTTTCAGAAGCATTGGCAGAGATTAATCAGTGTTCAGGTCAGCAGTTTCATCCTGAAGTTGCAGAAACTGCTCAAAGAGTTTTAAAAGATATAAATATACAGCAGTATCACGATCAGACACCAAATACACCGCTAGAAGAGAAGCGTTTTGCATTCTTTTATCATGACAGGTTAACGGGAAGTTACAATGCTGAATATCTCCCTGTGGTACTTGAAAATGACTATGCCGATCAAAAGGTTTATATCTATAAACTCAATATACATCAGATGAATCAGTACAATAGAGAATATGGTTGGGAAGCGGGTAATTTACTCTTAAAATCCTTATGTAACGAGATTGTTAAAAAATTTAAACATAAACATGTCTTTAGAATTTCGGGGGATGATTTTTTGGTAGTCTCCAAAGAGAACGATATTAACGAGATTTTATCTTTAAGTGCATACTTGAAACAACAAGCTATGTATCTAGGGATATCTTTAGAAAAACATACTCTTGAAAAAGAGGATAGGGATTATTCCAAACTGCTTTTAGAACTACAGTAGAGTAATCCTGTTTCTACCATCACTTTTAGATTGATAAAGGGCAATATCTGCACGTTTTATAGTATCATAAATATCTTCATTGGTTTGAAAGAAAGTCGCACCGATACTGCAGGTGATATTTCCTATAGTTGTGAAGTTGTATTGTTCGATCGCACTTCTTAGTTTTTCAAGTATTTTTTCAACAAATGCTCTCTCTTGTAATGAAACAATTAATATGAACTCTTCTCCGCCCCAGCGTATAAGTGTATCTGTATCTCTTATCGAGTTTTGAATCACTTCAACAAACTCTTGTAAAATAATATCCCCGACATCGTGACCATATGTGTCATTTACCTGTTTAAAGTAATCAATATCGAAAAATGCGACTACTTTTAGTTCATCATTGTAGCGATTATTTTTTGTAAATCTATCAACATTTTGATGAAAATAGGTACGATTATAAGCCCCTGTTAAAGGATCGTGAATCACTTGCTCCTCAAGAAGTCGTTGTTTCTCAATAGATTCAGTGATATCATTAAAATCGATTATGTACATTGTTGAAGCGGGAATCGATTGCACAGAAACATGAAATATAGTTATCTTGCTATCTTTGGAACGAATTGCCACGTTTCTCTTGTCCTGAGGAAGTTTTTGAATCTTCTCTATCCATTCTCCACTTTGGTCATCAGGATTTGGATAAAAGCAACCCTTAATATTGACAAAGGCATCACATATACACGTAAAATATTTAAAAAATTGGTCACTATCTTCAAAATCAAAAAAATCTAAACCTGTTTGATTTATAAAAGTGAGATCAGCTCCATCGCTAAGTACAATAATAGTGGACTGCATATTGAGCATCATCTCTAAAAACTTTTGTAACTGGTGGACATGAAGATGCGTTTGTACCCTTGCTATAAGCTCTTTTGGATTAAAAGGTTTTGTAATATAGTCGTTTCCTCCGATATCAAATCCCTCTACAATGGAGTCTTCATTTTTTTGTGACGTAAGAAATATAATAGGGATATGATCATACTTTTTTTGTTCACGGATTTGTTTTGCTACTTCAAAACCGTTTATGCCAGGCATTTGGATATCTAACAGTATAAGTTCTATGTTAAACTTTTCAATTGCCATAAGTGCTTTCGTCCCATTATGTGCAACACGGAGATCATATTTGTCGGTTAGTATATTTGAAACAATATCAACATTTGTTTGTTCATCATCTACAACAAGAACAATGGGTTTATTATCCATCTGAAATCTCCTTTGCTATTTTTGGTAAAACTGTTTGTAACTCTTCTTCATCAAACTTATCGAAAAGTTTTTTAATATGTTGAGTTTTTGTCTCTGAAAGATAGAATTGTAACGAATCTGTTAAAGTTACAATCTCTTTTTGATCGATATATTGCATATTTTCAATTTGTTTGGTGATTTTCTCAAGCAATGCAAGTGTCTCATTTTGAGTAAGTTTTTCTTCATTGCTAGCAGGTACAAGAGGTATGATCTTTGTTTTTATCTCATCTAGAACACTTTGTAAAGTATCGATATATGTAGATACTCGCTCAGAAGTTACTCCCAACTCCTCAATATCTACTGCTTGTTGGTAGAGTGTATCTATATGGAGGTTTCCACTTGCTCCTTTGATCTTGTGAATTAAAGCATAGAACTCTTTGAGATCATTTTTATAAAGTTTATCGATAATACCCGGTGTAGTTGCATAGGAGTTGTAAAAGTTTTGATAAAGAGAATAAAGAGTCTGCGTATCAATGATAAGGTTTTGTTGAAGTTTCTCAATGTTTATACCCTCAAGTTGCAGTGCTTGCTCCTCTTGAAATTTCTCTTCTATCTCCGTAGTTACTGAAAAATAGAGTTTAATGATATTATCCAGAGCTTCTTTGTCTATAGGTTTAGCGAGGTGGCCGTTCATACCTGATGTTAGTGTTAACTCTTTATCTTTTTCTAAAACAGCAGCACTAAGAGCAATGATCGGTGTAATAAAATCAAACGCCCGTATCTTTTTAGTAGCCTCAAAGCCATCCATAACAGGCATCTGCAAATCCATAAAAATAATATCATAGTGATTTTTTGTCGCCATCTTAACAGCCTCTTCACCGTTGTTGGCTATATTCACGTCAAAGCCGTATTCTTGCAGATATATAGATGCAACAAGTTGATTTACCTGGTTGTCTTCAACAAGTAAGGCATTTTTTGGAGTATTTAGTTTTAACTGTATAGTATCTTGTTCTTTTTGTTGTTGGGTAGAGAGATCTATATTGTGTAGAATATTTTTCTCCTTTAGCTCCTCATGATACTTAAAAGTAAGGAAGAAGTAAAAACTGCTTCCCTGATTTTCTTGGCTCTCTACCCATATATCTCCACCCATAAGTGTTACAAGCTTTTTACAGATCATAAGTCCAAGACCCGTACCACCGTATTTTCTCGTGGTAGAACTATCCCCTTGCTCAAAAGCTTTAAAAAGATTTTCTTGATGTTCTTCAGGGATCCCTATACCGCTGTCTTGGACAATAAATTCAAGTGTAATATCACTCTCTGTTTTGTTAAGATTTTTAATATCTAAACTTATGAAACCATTTGGAGTGAACTTTATTGCATTACCGATTAGGTTATTCAGTATTTGAGTAAGTCTTAGTGAATCACCTATAAGCTTGTTTGGAATATCTTCATCAATATTGAGCATAAATTTCAAATCTTTTTTATGGATCTGCAGGCTGAAGAGATCACTAATAGTTTTGAGCATTGTATCGAGCTGAAAGTCAATTGGTAAGATATCTATTTTCCCGGCTTCTATTTTTGAATAGTCCAAAATATCATTAATAACATGTAACAGGGCATGAGATGAGGAGTGAACTTTATTGAGATAGTCCCGTTGCATATGATCTAAATTTGAGTTTAGTATAACATCGGTGAGACCGATGATCCCATTTAAAGGTGTACGAATCTCATGAGACATATTCGCTAAAAATTCGGATTTTGCTTGGTTAGCTTTATCTGCAATTTGTTTTGCTTCAAAGAGAGCGATCTCATTCTCTTTTTGTTCCGTTACATCTGTAATATAGCCGATAAAATGAGTAATACTTCCATCTTTGTCTTTTTGTGTAACAGTATAGTCTAGTACCCAGCGGATCTCTCCTGACTTTGTAATAATACGGTAAGGTTTATGTCTAAAAAAATCAAGATTATGTTGAATGGCTTCCTCTACTTCATTAGTAACCGTTTGTATATCATCTTGATGGATACATGCTGCATAGGTAACATCATTTGAGAGAAAGTTATCTTTAGAATATCCAAGAAGTCTTTTCACATTTTCTGAAGCATATACGATACTCCATGTTTTATCGTTTGTCCATTTAAAAAGTACAGAATCCCCTTTATCAAAAAGTGAAAGTAAAGAGTTCTGTTCTGCAAGTAATTCCTCTTGTTGCTGCTGTAGTCTTTTCTCCTGAGTAATATTTCTAGCAGATGCATAGATATAGTCTTGATTATCTATATGGATTTTTACAGCGGAGATCGATGCAAGGTAAGTAAACCCGTCTTTTCTTGTATGAACTCTCTCAAGATTGACAGGAGTAGTACTAAGGTTTTTAACTATCTCTTGAAAGTCATCCATAGTAAAGTCTTTATCCCAATCAAATACAGTTAAGTTTTGCATCTCTTCATCAGTGTAACCAAGCAGTTTTTTTGTAACTTCACTATACTGTAGCAGTTTACCGGTTTCAACATCAAGAATAAAAATTCCGTCAGAAGCTAAGTCCATAAGACTCTTATATCTTTTTCTTTCTTGATCAATTTTATTTGTTAACTCTTGAACATGTGAGATGTCATATACGGTTCCAAGGGAACGCACTGGATTTCCTAATGTGTCATATTCTGTATCACATTGTTCTAGAACGTATTTGATTCGACCGTTATTAAGTAAAAGGCGGTGTTCAATTTTATACCCTTTTTTACTCTCTAAAGATTGGATGTATGCATTGTTTACCCGCTCTCTGTCACCTGGATGGATAATTTCTAAAAATGCTTCGTAAGAGGGTTGAAACTTCTCTTTGTCTAATTCAAAGAGATCATATATCTCATCAGACCATGTTAATTCGTTTTTAGCAATATTGTATTCCCAAATACCGAGTTTGGCAATTTTTTTTGCCTGAGAAAGCTGGTCAAGCGCTTTGTCGAGTTTAATTCTATTCTCTTTCTCTTGTGTTATATCGATAATGATGGAAAAGAGCAGTTCTCCTATGTCTGTTTTAATAGGGGAGGAGTGAACTTCTACCGTTCGAATCTCTCCTGATTTTAGTTGATGGTCAAATATAAAAAAGTTTTTATCATTATTAAATGCCTCAGTCTGTTTGCGTTTTACATGATCATCACTGAGAGTATTGATTTGCCCAATACTCATACTGCAAAGCTCATCATGTTTATAGCCGTAAAAAGTTTCTGCACTTTTATTTGCATCTATAATCGCTCCGTTTGTTGGATCGATAAGGAGCATAACGGCATCATGGTTTTGGAACATATTGCTAAAACGTTTGTTGAGTTGCTGGAGTTTATCCTGCAGTTTTTTGTCATCATCTATATCAACATGTGTCCCGGCAATAAGTAAAGGACGGTTGTATTCATCTTTTGTAATAGTTTTAGCACGTGAAAGGATCCATTTGTAACTACCGTCTTTACATCGTAAACGAAACTCTATTTTAAAATCTGTCATAGCATTTTGAGCTAGCTTCTGTGCCTCCTCTTTAGCAAAACTATCATCAGGATGTAAAAGATCTTTCCATACACTCAATTTATTTTCAATCTCGTCATCTTCATAGCCAAGCATCGCTTTCCAAGAGGGACTGAAATAAACTTCATTTGTTTGTACATCCCACTCCCAGTAACCGTCTTTTGTAACGGATAGTACATTTTGAAGGCGGTTAATAGTTTTTTCCGAGGTGTCTTTTGAACGCATAACTGTTTGCTCTAGAGTGTGTCTTTCAGTAATATCTATATGTGTACCCGTCACTAGCGTAACATTGCCGTCTTTGTCTCTTTGAGAAATTTGTCCACGATCGAGTAACCATACATATGTACCGTCTTTACGCTGGACTCTTATCTCGGAATGATAGTGTGATATTTTCCCCTCAAGCATAGAGACAAATTGTTTTGAAGCTTTTTCAAAATCTTGCGGATGGACGATTTTTTTCCATAAAGCAAGATCAAGTAGAACTTCATTCGGTTTATAGCCTAAAATTTTATATATTTGATTAGAGATGAAAAGTTTCTGAGTTGTCGGATAAAACTCCCAGTATGTATCACCATTAGCCTCCATAAACTGAATCATTGTTTTTGTTGCTTCTGAAAAATCAGGAAGGGTGTTTAGGGTGTCCATAATAATAGTTCTCTTTTATCACTTTTTATATACTATTTATTATACTCAGTGTTTTTCTAAATGTTATATTCTGTGGAAACGTTTTGGGAGATTTATCACAGAGTGGGGTTTAGTGTAGCAAATTTTCCCACTTGTGCATTTAACTCCTCTTTAAGGAGAAGATAATTGAGTTTATATTGTAAAACTTTTTTCTTTATCTCAAGAGTCTGTATCTCCCTTTGATTGAGAACAAAAAGGTTACTGCTCCCTAGGAGATATTTTTTATTTTCGGCATTTTCAAGTTGCGTGACGAGTGTAAGTTCCGTTTGTGCATTATCTATATTTTGTTTGAGTAGATTTAAAGAGTTGATGATATTTGTTAAAGAGGTTTCAATCTCACGCTCTTTTTGCTCTTGAATCTTTTCTATGTTTGTTAACGACTTTCCAATAGTGCCAATTTGCGCCTTGTATCTGTTTCGCTCGATAGGAAAAGCAAGATCAAAGGAGAGTTTAAAACCGTTTTCATATTTAAAATCATGAACACCGTATAAAGCGACATTAACTTCCGGATACTGTAATAGGTTAGCATTCTTTTTTTCTAACAACAGTTTCTCTTTTTCATACTCCAACATTTTTAGATCGGGTCTGTTTTGTTTAGCTTCACTGATCGCATCACTAAGCAACATGCTCTTAAGGGGTGTCTGTAAAACATCTACAAAATCGTATTTTTGCAAAAATTTTTCTTTTGAGATATTGAGATATTTTACAAAATTTTCAAAACTGTTTTCATACTCTGCAACAATTGCCAGATACCTCTGTTTTCTGTTTATAAGTTGTTGCTCTGCTTCAATCAGGGCTATCTTTGGAAACAAGCCGGAATCTATCTTCTGCTCTATAAAACTTTTGCGCTTTTGTGCTTTTTGTAAAAGCTCTTTTTCATACTTAACAAGAAGTTTGTTGTAAAGTACACGATGGTAGTTGTTTAAAACTTTGAGATAAAGCAGGCGTAGATTATTGTTGGAATTATACTTTGTCTTTGTACTCTCAAGCAGTGCCAGATCTAAGTTCATCTTTTTTGTATTGGTACCTTGGAGCAGGGCATTAACAGGGAGTTTTACACCCACTAAAACTTCACCCTCATCACTCGTTTTTATATTGTTATATTCCTGAGTCCCTTCCGCTTTTCTGTATGTAGCTATAAACTCCATTCCGTTTTCGATCGGTTTTTTTACCGCAATGTCATAATATTCTCCGGTACTTGCTGGGTATTCTTTATGATCGTACTTTGCATTTAGTGTCGTATCGAATGCACTTTGGTGATAGTTCACTCTCTCTTTTGCCACATACTCCTGATTTAAGAGCGGGTAGACAAAAGGGTTTGTTTCATTAAGATATTGTGTAATAGTGGTAGATCTAAAGATCTCTTTTGCATCTAAAAGAGAGATAGCAACTAAAAAGAGTAGTAAGCCTCTCATTAGTACTTCTCTCTATCTGGATGTACCATCTGCGGCGGCAAGGCATTCATTAAACGCCATAACTGATACCAAATAGGCACTGTAGAGAGTCTCACCCATGCACTTGCCTGTGTCCCGATGCGCAGCTCATCACCTTTTGGCCAAGGCTCTTTTGGATCTTCAACTACATATGCGTAGTAGTATCCCTGTTCATGAGAGATATGTTCAACTTTTTTGACGATTCCGCTAAATGAACCAAACTGTATCTTCGGCCATCCACTGATCTGTAGTGCAGGCCAACCGTAGAACATAATTCTCACAGGTAACCCCTCCTTGATCAAAGGCATATTAAAGTCAGATACTTTTAAACGGAGTGCTTTTTCTGTCACACTTGGAGAGAAGTGTAGAATCTCTTCCCCTTTTTTAAGATATCTGTTCTTATCGTTCTTAAATACCCTTACAACATAGCCGTCTTTTTGTGCAATCACCTCTGCATTTTTATAACGCTCTATGGCAATCGATTGTGTACTGAGTTGTTGGTTGAGATTTTTTAGTTTACTTTTTACCGTTAACGTCGTGCTCTCAATTGTATGGAGCTTATTCGTTGTCTGACTAAGAAATTTTGCTTTCTCTTTTTCTAATATACCCATATTTTTTTTCTCAATCTCAATATCGAGATCGATTTTTTTGAACTCTGCATCTGCTTTGATATAGATGTTTTCAACCTTTTCAAAAGTACGTTTAGATTCTATGCCGTCCTCATAAAGAGTTTTAATTCTCTCATAGTTTACTTTTTCGATCTCATGGTTTTTTTCCAGAGATACTTTTTTAAATTCCAAGCTTTTTATCTTGTTTTGAACCTGTTTGATCTTCTCCTCATAAACCTCCAAACCATGGTTAAGATAGTTCTGTGTTTGGTGGTGTTGCTTCTCAAGGTTTTTGATCTCAAGCTTTGTATTTTCTATCTGATGTTCTAAGTTTTGTTCTATCTGTTCAAGTTTATGTAGATAGTTTGTATCGAGATCCACCATCTTAAAAAGGCTTTCACCTTTTTTTACAAACTGATTCTCTTCAACATAAAACTTCTCTACAAAACCGTCAACCGGTGCTAAGATCGAGTAATCCCTTTGTGTTGGGTCTAGGGCAATTATGCTCCCTTTCCCTTTTACTGTTTGCTGCCAAGGTAAAAAGAGCATAGAAAAAAGGATCAGTGCTATAGTAAAACTAAATATCCATATCTTTTTAACAACGGGGCTTAGTTCAACTTTATCTAGAACGTTAAACTGATACTTATCCATTTTGCTGCTCACTTAACGATAAAGATAATTTGTCTACTTTGTAAAGACCCTCAACAATGTCATAAATATAGTCTATCTGTTTTACAAATCCCTTGAGGGCATTTGTAATTGACACGACAATAATCTCAGCCGCTACAAATTCACCAAGAGGTAGAAGTCCGTTGATTACAAGATAACCACCGAGAATCAAGAAACTACTAAAGACGATCCCCTCCATAATAAACGTGAGTGAAAGTTGTCTTATAATTACTCTAAACATATTGATTCTTGAATCTACAAATTCATTAAGATAGCCGTCAAACTCCTCTAAAACCTCTTTTGGAGTTCCCTCTTTGTATGGGATATGTTGGAGATAATAGATCGTAGAGTGTTTAGCATCTGAACGTGCAATAGCGTAGTTGATACCATTTCGTCCAAGCAGAATAATCAGTACAAAAAACAGAACAAAGAAAAAGAGTCCTGCACTAAAAAGGTAGGGATTAAAAGCAAGAAGGAGTAATAAGCTTACAATTACCTTGATAATAAGACCTGTCCCGTCAAGGAGTAAAACCGGGAAAACTTTTTGGATTGAAGTGATGTCAAAAAAGTAGTTCATCAGTTTATCCATAGAGTGTTTTGTCTCCAGTGCCGCTTTTTGCAAAGCAGTAGCCATTGTAGATATCTTTATACCGCTGCTGACAAAGATTTTTTGTTGAAACTTCTCAATGATGTACTCTTTCATGATTTGTAACATCGTTGTAAGTATAAAAATTACAATTACGATCAAACCGAGGATAAATACGGAAATAGAACTATGTGCTAATACGCTGTTGATGATAAATACGGATGCAAGAGGAATTGATAAAACCAAAATAGCTTCAATAGCAGAATAGTATAAGAGATAAAAAATATTTTTTTTATCCTGGGTAACTATTTCGGCAATATTTTTTAAAATTTTTTTCTCTATGCTCATTAATATACAACCTTTAAAAAAGTCTATTATTATATTGTCAAATAGATAATATCATTTTAACAAATGAAACTATTGTGATTTTTTAAAAATAGAATGAACTTTAGAAATTGTATCATAAAAACAAAAGTGTGTAATTGTGAATAATAATTAATTTTAATAAAAATACAATAAAAATGTGATACCATTCAAGTGAAAATTTTTACGGAGAATATGGACAGATGTTATTTGGGAATAGTAAAGAGCTGGAATTAGAGTTGGCCAAAAAAGATAAACGTATACAAGAGCTGGAATTGGCCTTGAAAAAGTCGGAAACTCAGATAGAAGAGTTAAAATATAAAGCGAATGCTACCAATACAGACAGAGTAATGAACGAATTAATAAAGTCATTAACAGGTAACTTGACTGAAGGGTGTAACAGAGATCTTCATTATCTGCAAAATGACTTGACAGATAATGTAGCTGCACTCGAAGATATTACGGTAAAAAATCAGGAAAGTTCAGATTTTACAACAGAGTGTTCTGTTGAAATAGATAAGCTTGTTGATATTTTACATACTTTACTAGAACATATAACACATACATATACACAAGTAGAGACACTTAACAATAGTGTAGAGAGTATTTCAGATGTTATCAACCTAATTAAAGATATTTCGGACCAAACAAATCTTTTAGCACTTAATGCTGCTATTGAAGCTGCTCGTGCAGGGGAACACGGACGTGGTTTCGCCGTTGTAGCCGATGAAGTAAGAAAACTGGCTGAGCGTACACAAAAGGCGACTGCAGAGGTGGAGATTACTGTTCAAGGATTAAAACAGAATACTCAAGAGGTACATGAACACTCTCGTGCAATGGAGACATTATCTCACCAGTCAAACGACCAGATGAATCTTTTCCAGCAAAAAATGGTACATTTAAGAGAAAATGCATCAGTTATAGAACAAGAAACGACAGATGTAACATACGCTATCTTTACAATTCTTAGTAAGCTTGATCATCTTCTGTTTAAAGCAAACGGCTATAAAACGGTATTTAGACAAGAGGTACATACAGAATTTGCAAGTGAGAAAGAGTGTAGACTTGGAAAATGGTACGACAACGGTATCGGATATGAAAAATTTAGTAAATGTCCAAGCTATACAAAAATGGCCGCACCGCATAAAGAGGTACATGAGAGTATTAAAAAAGCTGTTGAGTGTGTAGAAAAAGGGACATGTACACAAGAATCACAAAATGTTATGACATATTTCAATCAAGCTGAAGAGGCAAGTAAACATGTTATAGAGATCTTAACACAACTCCTCAAAGAAGAGAAAAATTTAAGACACTCCCTTTAATCGCTTTTTAAACAAATACTTAGGATAATAGGTAGATATAAGCAGAAAACAGGAGTCTTTAATGCATATTGTTAGATATTTAATCATTCTTGTGATAGTCAGTGCATTAAATGCCAATGAACCTCAAACTAAAAAGATAGCCTATTTGGTATCTGATTTAAAAATCCCTTTTTGGGATATTATGAGAAAAGGGATAGTCTCTGAGGCAAAAACATTGCACTACGATCTCCAAGTTTACAATGCAGACAACAGTTTAGAAAAAGAGTTGAAAAATACCGTCAAAGCAATTAGGAATAAAGTTGACGGTATTATCGTTTCACCTATAAACTCATCATCCTGTGTTACGATTTTAAAGCTGGCACAACGTGCAAACATTCCTGTCGTTATATCTGATATTGGAACC
Above is a window of Sulfurimonas marina DNA encoding:
- a CDS encoding PAS domain-containing protein; the protein is MDTLNTLPDFSEATKTMIQFMEANGDTYWEFYPTTQKLFISNQIYKILGYKPNEVLLDLALWKKIVHPQDFEKASKQFVSMLEGKISHYHSEIRVQRKDGTYVWLLDRGQISQRDKDGNVTLVTGTHIDITERHTLEQTVMRSKDTSEKTINRLQNVLSVTKDGYWEWDVQTNEVYFSPSWKAMLGYEDDEIENKLSVWKDLLHPDDSFAKEEAQKLAQNAMTDFKIEFRLRCKDGSYKWILSRAKTITKDEYNRPLLIAGTHVDIDDDKKLQDKLQQLNKRFSNMFQNHDAVMLLIDPTNGAIIDANKSAETFYGYKHDELCSMSIGQINTLSDDHVKRKQTEAFNNDKNFFIFDHQLKSGEIRTVEVHSSPIKTDIGELLFSIIIDITQEKENRIKLDKALDQLSQAKKIAKLGIWEYNIAKNELTWSDEIYDLFELDKEKFQPSYEAFLEIIHPGDRERVNNAYIQSLESKKGYKIEHRLLLNNGRIKYVLEQCDTEYDTLGNPVRSLGTVYDISHVQELTNKIDQERKRYKSLMDLASDGIFILDVETGKLLQYSEVTKKLLGYTDEEMQNLTVFDWDKDFTMDDFQEIVKNLSTTPVNLERVHTRKDGFTYLASISAVKIHIDNQDYIYASARNITQEKRLQQQQEELLAEQNSLLSLFDKGDSVLFKWTNDKTWSIVYASENVKRLLGYSKDNFLSNDVTYAACIHQDDIQTVTNEVEEAIQHNLDFFRHKPYRIITKSGEIRWVLDYTVTQKDKDGSITHFIGYITDVTEQKENEIALFEAKQIADKANQAKSEFLANMSHEIRTPLNGIIGLTDVILNSNLDHMQRDYLNKVHSSSHALLHVINDILDYSKIEAGKIDILPIDFQLDTMLKTISDLFSLQIHKKDLKFMLNIDEDIPNKLIGDSLRLTQILNNLIGNAIKFTPNGFISLDIKNLNKTESDITLEFIVQDSGIGIPEEHQENLFKAFEQGDSSTTRKYGGTGLGLMICKKLVTLMGGDIWVESQENQGSSFYFFLTFKYHEELKEKNILHNIDLSTQQQKEQDTIQLKLNTPKNALLVEDNQVNQLVASIYLQEYGFDVNIANNGEEAVKMATKNHYDIIFMDLQMPVMDGFEATKKIRAFDFITPIIALSAAVLEKDKELTLTSGMNGHLAKPIDKEALDNIIKLYFSVTTEIEEKFQEEQALQLEGINIEKLQQNLIIDTQTLYSLYQNFYNSYATTPGIIDKLYKNDLKEFYALIHKIKGASGNLHIDTLYQQAVDIEELGVTSERVSTYIDTLQSVLDEIKTKIIPLVPASNEEKLTQNETLALLEKITKQIENMQYIDQKEIVTLTDSLQFYLSETKTQHIKKLFDKFDEEELQTVLPKIAKEISDG
- a CDS encoding HlyD family secretion protein, which encodes MDKYQFNVLDKVELSPVVKKIWIFSFTIALILFSMLFLPWQQTVKGKGSIIALDPTQRDYSILAPVDGFVEKFYVEENQFVKKGESLFKMVDLDTNYLHKLEQIEQNLEHQIENTKLEIKNLEKQHHQTQNYLNHGLEVYEEKIKQVQNKIKSLEFKKVSLEKNHEIEKVNYERIKTLYEDGIESKRTFEKVENIYIKADAEFKKIDLDIEIEKKNMGILEKEKAKFLSQTTNKLHTIESTTLTVKSKLKNLNQQLSTQSIAIERYKNAEVIAQKDGYVVRVFKNDKNRYLKKGEEILHFSPSVTEKALRLKVSDFNMPLIKEGLPVRIMFYGWPALQISGWPKIQFGSFSGIVKKVEHISHEQGYYYAYVVEDPKEPWPKGDELRIGTQASAWVRLSTVPIWYQLWRLMNALPPQMVHPDREKY
- a CDS encoding TolC family protein gives rise to the protein MRGLLLFLVAISLLDAKEIFRSTTITQYLNETNPFVYPLLNQEYVAKERVNYHQSAFDTTLNAKYDHKEYPASTGEYYDIAVKKPIENGMEFIATYRKAEGTQEYNNIKTSDEGEVLVGVKLPVNALLQGTNTKKMNLDLALLESTKTKYNSNNNLRLLYLKVLNNYHRVLYNKLLVKYEKELLQKAQKRKSFIEQKIDSGLFPKIALIEAEQQLINRKQRYLAIVAEYENSFENFVKYLNISKEKFLQKYDFVDVLQTPLKSMLLSDAISEAKQNRPDLKMLEYEKEKLLLEKKNANLLQYPEVNVALYGVHDFKYENGFKLSFDLAFPIERNRYKAQIGTIGKSLTNIEKIQEQKEREIETSLTNIINSLNLLKQNIDNAQTELTLVTQLENAENKKYLLGSSNLFVLNQREIQTLEIKKKVLQYKLNYLLLKEELNAQVGKFATLNPTL